The genomic region TTGATGTCCGGGTCCTCCGTGGCCACGAAGTACAAATAGGTTCGATAGCCAGCCGACTGAGCTTCACGAAGCAGCTCAACCTTGCTCGGATGTGACATCACCGTTTCAAAGGTAAAACTCCTCCTCGCTTTCAAAAGCTCGTGCCGGACGAATTCTGCGAGGACTGCCGCAAGGTAAGGGGAGGTCGACTCCCTTGGAAGGGATAAACTGTTCTCGCCAATCAGAAGCCCAATTGACTTCAAGTCGGCAAGGCGGTCTGAGATTTCCAGGAACTGGTTCAGCTGGACGCCCAATCCCTTTAGCCCGAAGGCAGACAAATCGAATTTTCCCGTTTGTTGAAGTCCCTGTGCAATTTCGTCCGCGTTGATGTACACTCCATAGAGTTCGGGGCCGATGACCCCCTTTAGCGTGCTTTTCCCTGAACCGTTCGGACCGGCGAACATCCGGACGCGAGGCGTGCCTGCAGTCATTTGATGCGACGGACTTCGCCTTTTTTCACCTTGTAGGGAGAACCTATCGACTTGAGGAAGACCTTCTTGCGATTGGGTTCGATGCGGAAAAGGTCGCCGTTCTCCATTTCGACGACGCTATTCCCGGAATTCAGTACCTGCTCGCGGGCTCCGTGAAAGGCAATACCTGACAACGGAGGCAATTGCGCTTCAACAAGTTCCGAGTTTTCGTCCTCATGCCGCATATGTGAAAGTTACTAGATCGGAACTGGCTTCGTCAAATTCAATTCCCTAGTGACCCCGGCGCCTAATTACTTCTAAAAATTGCGTTCCGAATTGGGCGGTCGAGAGTGCCCCGTGAGCCAACGAGTAATATTGTTCTCTCCGAATCCCATGATGCCTGAAGCTTCGCGTTGTGTCAGACAATACAATACTTTGTCAGGAAGGTTTGGACTTCATCGGGTGTGATGAGGGCGTCAGTTTATTGAGCCAGGCGTCGATCTTCCTATTTCCGTCATTGCCGATAACCAGATAGCCGCAGTGGTCGCAATGTAGCGTGGGAACATTGGATACCGTCACCTCTGTACCTGAGGATAAGCTTGTTTGGTAGTCTCGATAGACTGTACGGAGTCGGCCTGTTTCGCATTCGAAACAGGCGAGCTCCTCGGAACTGTTTTCGCTCTTCTTCTCGGCCTTCTTCGAAAGTTTGGCAGGGGTGGGATCCTCGGCAAGGCTTGGGCTGTATCGCTCTCGTGTACGGCCACTTTCACTTTGGGTGGAGGGCCATCGACAAAAGGACGCATGTTGTGTAAGTTTGAGTTCTGTATTTGGCAAGTAAGCCAATTCCCCCCATGCGATTTATGCGGGACGCGATGTCCAGGGCCATCAAAGCTGATTAGGCTCCTGCGTTTGTTTTCAGCTTTCCGCGATCTCGCCAAAGTATTCATGCTTCTATGCCGGAGCGTAAAATCCGTCGAACTAAATTTTGAGCCCAACTTTTAAATAAGGCCTGGCGCTAATTAAATTTCCGAGAAGGAGTTGTTCTCGCATCAAGGCGTGAAACGATACTGCGCCCCGAGTCTGTGAAGCATGGAGAACGTGTCTTCGTAGCGGACGGAAAATTCGTCGCAGACATCGGGAAGCTTGATTTCCTTCTTGGATTCGGGGGCGGGTTGCTCGTTGGTCACGACGGTCGTTCCATACACACGACAGTAAGCGACCAGCCATCCGTCTGCCCCACTGGCGAACTTCGCCTTTGCCGCGTCGGTGAAACGGGTGTGACGCTGCGACCACATCATGATCTCACGGAAAGCGTCGACGACGTCGCTCACACCACAGGTATGAAAGAACTCGTTGGGTACCGAGTTGCTGACCCATTTGACGAGATCGTCATCGGGACTACCATTGAGAAGCTCCTGCTTCACGCGATCGATGCTGTGCAGACTGCCGCTCGAATACCCATGAAGGAGACTTTCCCAGAAACCTGGACAAATCGGAAACGCGTAATAGCGGTTCTTGGCCGTAATCAGCACGTCCGAATCGATCAGGTAGCTGAGGTTATTGCTCATGGCAGGGGAACTCCAATCTTCCGTGCGTACTTCTGAAAAGCCCCGCCATTCAGGCCAGACAGATCGTAGGCTTCCTTGAAACCGATGCGTCCTTCCTTGGCAGCCCGAATGACTTGCGAGGCGAACAACCGACCGACTCGCGTATTCTGGTTGTTGTAAAAATCCCCGCCCCCAGTACGAGCAGCCTTCATTCGACGCTCCTGTTGGGTGTAGAAGCGATAGAAACTAAAGAACTCCTCACGGTCGACGAGTCGGAGGTCCATTGCCCGACGGCCGACTACAACCGGACTCACTTTGAAACGCCCTGCCAACTTCTCGAATGGGGTATCGCTATTCGCGACACTCGGCCATGCCGCTCGCATCTCCGCCTCAGGAACAAGAAATTCCGCTGCTGCCTGGTCGCAGAAACGCTCCACCGCATCGCCATCCGGTTGAAGCCCCTTGAATCCCGACAGGCCTTCGCCCGCTTCGCCAAGCCAAAGATGAGCTAACTCGTGAGCGAGAGTAAACATCTGGGCGGACTTCGCGTCGGAGCCGTTGACGAAGACAAGCGGGGCATGCGGGTCGCTCAAAGCGAAGCCTCGAAACTCCTTCACGTCCAACTTGCGACGCGTGTTGTTCCCTACCACCCCATTGATCACCGCCATTACGCCCAAGGCTTCGATTGCATTGCGAAGCTCTCCGACGGCAGCGGTCCAAGTTGGCACCCTGTGAGCCCAGCCATCGTCAAGCCCAACCACGCGACGCATTTCTCGACCGATCGCTTCCGGATTGTCGGAAAGGTCGGCCGACCCGACAAAAGACAGAACATCCGCTTCCGCTTCGATTCGCTCCTCCCGCAACCAAGACTGTCGACGCTGCATGGACTGTATCGTTTCCATGAGGTCGGGACTGATCCCTTGGGGACGACGGCTTTCCAGTGTACGGAAGTCAGCAAAGGGCAAGGACACTTCCGGCGGCTCCGGCAAATAGAGGTACCCAAATGGAATCCGAGTCGCCTTCGCAAAGGCTTCGAGCTGCTTCATCGTAGGCTGCTCCTGCTCCGCCTCCCACTCCGCCAAGTGCGGAAACTTCGAAACCAGGTCAGACACAGCCAATCCCGCGCGCTCACGCGCCCAGCGAAGGACTGTTGGACTGACTGCGATGCGGTTCATTAACGTTTATTTAGGGAAGACTGGTTCAGAGAGACAAGAGTAAGCATTTAAGGTTGGCCAAGAGTTAGGAGCTAGGAGTCCTTCAGCAGCCGAAAGCTGACTTGGTACCGGTAAAAGTCTATGTTGGTCGCAGCCCGAAGGGCACGGCGGAGTTTTAGGTCGTTTTCGAGGGCGATGATCACCCCGCGTACCGTTTGATGGGGCTCAGCGAGTTCTTCCATGGCGTAACCCATGTAGCGTTGTATCTGTCCTACGACTACATCGCTGGCCCGGCCGCGTTTGAGTTCGATAATCAGGATCTCCTTCTGATCCTTGCTGACCGCGAGGATGTCGATCGGTCCCGTATCGCTTGGGCACTGCTGCCCTTTTACTTCGCCGTCTTCGGAATAGATGTCGTAGCTCTTACCAAGATCGGTGTACTGCCAGTTGGCGACGAGAAAGTCTTCGAGGTGCTTCTCCAGAGCGAACACAGATGGGTCTTCAACGGTCTCATCGGAAACAATTATGTCAGGCCTCACTGCTTGGCCACCAATGAGTTTCTCCTGTTCTTCCGCGTAGCCGGTGATGTCGCAGCAGGTGCCGGTTGAGTTGGTAGAGCGTTGCAGGGCTTCTCTCATGTCTGCCCGATCGAAGAGGTCGCTGTACCAAGTGACGGACCTTCGATGAGGGAGGATATCGTCGGGAGCGTAATAATAGGGTCAGGTGATTTCGCCCGCTCGGTAACGTCCTGAACCATTTGGGGTGATGATCACGTCGCCTTCCTTGAGGCCTTTGCTCATTGTCCAGGTGAAGCCGCAGGCCAATCCCGCCGCGATGGCACTCTTGCCCGGATGTTTCTCCAAGTAGATCGGCCTAAACTCCTTGTTGAATTCACGCCAATTTTCAGGGAGCCGTCCCGTAAGGTCCTCGCGGATACCGTAGTCGACTCCGATAAATCCTTCCTTGTAGCAGCGATCCGCATACACGCTTTGCTGCCCGGCCATGACTCTGTTGTAGGATTTCATCTAGCTGCGATTACTTTCTGGAGACTTCTCAGCCTCAATCTTCTTGAACCATTGATGGTGAGCCAAAACGAGCTGTACAGTAAGGTATACAACCAGAGCAATTGTCGTGAAACCAAGGCCGACACAGATCGCCGTCGACCAGTTAGTCTGAACAAAGCCCAACGTCATCTGGGAAAGTGATGTCGTCAGAGCCAAAATCACGTTAGTAGATAATGCGATTCCTACTCTTTCCAAGCTACCATAGTAGCGTACCTCTTTTCCTTTGTCTCTCAACTGCCTTATCTTGCGAGCATGGTCGGTACTCTCGTATGCCTCTTTCAGTCTCTGAATGATTCCCGTCTGAAGAGTAAGTAGAAAGCTCCCCAAGGTCAGGAAACCAGTAAACATTGGAACTCTGGCATTCGTGAAATATCCAGAAACCCAATGGTCCGCACACCCAACGTAGCGCTCTAGCAAAACATAGAACCCGACAGTCGAGATCAACACGGACGAAACTAGAACTGCGAAGAACTTTTTCATCTCATGCGTGTAGCAATAGATTCAATACGCTCTCACCCGAAGCCATGGCAGCCAGTTTGCTGACAACCTCAGATCCGCCAATCGATTTGGGCCAATCATCCAAATCGAGAACGAGGTCTTTGATTGATTCGTCGTAGTCGAATTCATTGAAGACCAAAGGATTCTTGTCCTTGAAAAACTGTCTTCGATTCTTGTTTGAATCATATCCAGATACGATTACCTCAGCGACCTCTTGAGCATTTGAAAGCTCAACTGCCGAATCCGCTAGCTCCTCGATATCGGAATCAGGGGGGAATGTAAGCTTAATGATTTCGTTAGATGCCTTTTCTACGATTCCGCGAAGGAATGTCTCCTTCGTTTCCAAAGTCGCCAGACGTAACTCGAAGCTGGATACCCGTTTCAATCCCTTTACGAGGTCTTTCAAATCAGTATCATTACAAAGCTGTATGAGCGATAAGGTCCCTTTGTAGTCCTGTGCTATCTCTTTGGCTTCTTTTTTGGTTTTCCCGGATACTGCAGCCTCCTTTTGGAGCCTGGCTTCTGCCGCAAAAAGCTTCCGGCATATCACCGCAAATGAAGTAATGCTAGTACCATGATAGTGATGGGCAAGCAAACCACTCCCGGTTTCTGGGTGGGCAATGAAATACGTTAACTCAACAAGCTTTTCATTCTCTGCCAGAATTTCCGCCGTAAGAGTTGTCTTCCCATCCGACTCCGTCAGCTTCGTGAACGCCTTCGAATCGCGCACCTTGAGGATCATACCGGCCCACCATTCCATCGGTCCGTCCTTACCTTCAAAAGTAACTTTGGTCGCACCATATTGATACAGTTTACCTAGTTTCGCTCCAGCGTTGGCCGACATGAAACCGTAAAGATCGGTGATGTTCATCGCACGGGGTACAATATCGTTCTTGAATTTGAATCCGTAGACTTTGGTTTTCATGTCGTTCGGGGGTGCTCTAGAGGAGTCGGGTTTTGCCGGTTAGGAGTTCTGGCATCATGCCTTGCTTGAGTTGGCGGGCTTTGGAGAGCTTGGCTTCGAGGGCGGCGATTTCCTCGTCCATGTCGCTGAGCGTTTCGGCGATGGCGGTTTGCTCGGCTTTGCTGCCAGGAATCGTGACCTCGATCTTGTTGAGTTCGGAGCGGTTCAGTTTTGCACGAGTGCCGCTAGCGATGAATGGCATTAGGTTTTTGTGGACTAGCGAATAGAAAAGGAATCCTTGGTCAGTATCCTGTTTGGCCTTGAGTATGTGAGCGTGATTGTTCACCCAGCACTTTCCGGTCATACGATAAGCAATCGGACGGTACATGTACTCATCGAAGTAACCACCATCTTCGGCCATCAAGATAACATCGTCATCGACAACGTAGTCATTGATGTAGTCCAAAACGCCATTCGCTCCGCAATATGGTATGCTGCCCTTTCTTTTTTGACGTTCAGCATCGTTGAGCGGGACGCGGAGATTGTCCAAGCAGTCGGCTACCTCTTCCAAAACTGCCTTGCCCCAATCACCGGAAAAGCCGGGGAGGCGTTTTTGGCCGGTGAGGAGTTGCTGCATGGCGCCTTGTTTGATTTGGCGTTTTTTGGCGATGAGTTGCTCCAGGGATTCAATGAGGGCATCCGCATCGCTTAAGGCTTCGGCGATGGCTTCTTGTTCGGCTTTGGTGGGTGGCCACGCGAGAGGCAATCGTTCAAGTCGCGAGCCTCCAAGGTGTGCGATCGAAGTCGTTTGAAGGGCGATTTTTGCAAACACACCTGTCTGCTGACAGTATCGAAATAGGTACGACGCGTATTTTGCCGATGCGTCAGCGAAAGACCGGAAGCGGAGAAGTGCATTTTGAATAGCACATGGTTCTGGGTATTCGCCTTGGTAGATGGAACAACGCCCAACGAGCTCTAAACTTTGCCCCTCGTTCAAGAGGACGTCGCCAGATCGCACCTGAAATTGTGTAAACTGCTCATCGGTCATCGGCATCGTGAGCACATCATCAGTGACAATACGACCATCGAAGACATTCTTAGTTCTGAGGTAAGGGCGCTGTCTGCCGGGAGCATTTACTGCCAATGCTTTCCCAGTGACAACTTTTCCTTTTTGGCTGACTGGAACGACATCCCAATCCTCCGGAATCTCACCAACCTCCGTTTGCTTGTATCCATTTTTCACTGCCATGCGAAGCCCATCCTTTCTAGGTGCTGGCTGACTTTGGACTCTAGGTCGGTGACGCGGGTGGTGAGTTCGGGGAGCGGCTGGGCGTAGCGTTCGGCCAGGTCTTTGACGCGTTGGGTGAGGCTCTGGCTGATACGGTCGGTTTCGCCGTGGATGGCGGTCGCGAGCGTGGCGAGCCACTTGTCGTCGACGACGAGGGTCTTGATGTCTTCGGGAGTGAGCTTGGGGTAGTGAGCGAGCGCTAAAGCATCGAGTTCGGACTCGGCTTGCTTGATTTGCTTTTTGAGGGCGGCTTCTGCTTCGGAGGATTCGAGGTAGGCGAGCAAGGCGTCGACTTCGTCGACGGAGGTCTCGGAGCCGTAGGAGGCGGATTCTTCCGCGGCGAGGAGGTCAGGTTGGGTGGTGGATGCGCTTCTGCGCCCGCCGGGACGTCGGGCGCCACCTTTTATTCCGAGCTCTTTGAGGCGGGCGGTGACGTTGGCTTTGTTGACTTTGTCTAGGTCGGAGAAGGCGCCGTCGTCGCCGCTTTGTTCTTCTTCCAGCTCTTTGAGGCGGGCGGTGGCGGCTTCGAGCTGGGACTGGAGGGCTTCGAGCTCTGCTTGCTCGGCGGCGAAGTAGCGGGCGACGATGAGCGGCTTGGGCACCAGCTCGCAGGTCCAGCCTTTGTCCACGGTCTGGCCCTTCTTTTTGCCTTTTGTAATTTCTTCTAGGATACGCTCGGGCTTGGCAATCCAGCCGTCTTGCGTGATTAGGTAGCAGTCGTCCTGCATCGTCTCCTCCCAGAAATCCATGAGGTGCTGGTAGACGTCGTAGCGATCGATGAGCGGCGAATCGGCGTAGTGCTCGAGCAAGTCTTCCGAGAGCTCGTGAATGAGGGTCTTGGGATGGAAGCCTAGATCGAGTTGCTTGAGCTGAGCGGAGGCTTTCTTTCGCCAGGCAGCGAAGTGTTTTTCGAGGGAGGCAATGAAGGATGCGAATTCCTTGTGGGATTGGATGGTGGGTTTTATTTGGTCGGGGGTGACGGTGAGGTCGGAGTAGGCGCGTTGCGGCTGTCTCGGCGAGACAGCCCTACCTTTGAAAAGCGAGCTTTTCAGGCTGGGGCAGACTTGCCAGTAGCGGTCGAGGGCGTCGATGTCGCGCTGGGGGATGCCGCCGCGGAGGTGGGCTTCGATGTCTTGGATGTCCTCCTTGGCTTGGCTGTCGATGTAGCGCGGGAGGTTGAGATTGAAGTCGTTTTTCTCGATCTCCTCGAAGGGGACTTCGCGGGCGTAGCCGGGCAGCGCGATCCGTTTCTTGAATACGTCCACGATCTTGTGAATGTCCATGCTGCGGAGGCGGTTCTTGTTGCCGTCCTTCATGAAGCCGGAGGAGGCGTCGATCATGAAGATGGGGCGACGCTCCTGGGCATGCTCCTTGTCGAGTACGATGATGCAGGCGGGAATGCCCGTGCCGTAAAAGAGGTTGGCTGGGAGTCCGATGATACCGGCGAGGAGGCCGCGCTTGACCAGCTCACGCCGGATGGCGGCTTCGGCATTGCCGCGAAAGAGCACGCCGTGCGGGAGAATGCAGGCTCCCTTGGCGGTGGACTTCATGGAGCGGACGATGTGCAGAAGGTAGGCGTAGTCGCCTTGCTTGGCGGGCGGGACGCCGAAGCCGTCGAAGCGATGGAAGTTGCGCGAGGCTTGGTCGACGCTGTCGCTGTCGGCCGGTACGCCGATCTCGTCGGGATGGAGGCCGCTGGTCCAGCGCTTGTCGCTGAAGGGTGGATTGGCGACCACGAAATCGAAAGTCTGCAGGGCGTCGCCTTGGAGGAACTTGGGATTGGCGAGGGTATTGCCCGGACGCACGGTGGCGGTTGGCCGGTCGTGCAGGATCATGTTCATGCGAGCCAACTGGGCGGTGGTGGAATCCTTTTCCTGTCCGTAGATGGTGATGTCGGAATCCGCCTCGCCCGCGACCTTGAGCAGCAAGGAGCCCGAGCCGCAAGTCGGGTCGTAGACGGTGGTGGCGTTGGTCGTCTGGGCTTCGTGGATACCTAGGATGGCGGCCATGACGCGGCTGACTTCGGCCGGGGTGTAGAACTGGCCCTTGGACTTGCCGCTCTCGGTGGCGAAGTGCCGCATGAGGTACTCGTAGGCGTCGCCCAGAATGTCGTCGCCTTCGGCCCGGTTCCTCGAGAAATCGAGCTCCTTCTTCTGGAAGATGGAGATGAGGTTGGTGAGGCGGTCGACGATCTCTTTGCCCGAGCCGAGCTTGTTGGCGT from Pelagicoccus sp. SDUM812003 harbors:
- a CDS encoding DUF4411 family protein, whose translation is MSNNLSYLIDSDVLITAKNRYYAFPICPGFWESLLHGYSSGSLHSIDRVKQELLNGSPDDDLVKWVSNSVPNEFFHTCGVSDVVDAFREIMMWSQRHTRFTDAAKAKFASGADGWLVAYCRVYGTTVVTNEQPAPESKKEIKLPDVCDEFSVRYEDTFSMLHRLGAQYRFTP
- a CDS encoding ImmA/IrrE family metallo-endopeptidase; protein product: MSDLVSKFPHLAEWEAEQEQPTMKQLEAFAKATRIPFGYLYLPEPPEVSLPFADFRTLESRRPQGISPDLMETIQSMQRRQSWLREERIEAEADVLSFVGSADLSDNPEAIGREMRRVVGLDDGWAHRVPTWTAAVGELRNAIEALGVMAVINGVVGNNTRRKLDVKEFRGFALSDPHAPLVFVNGSDAKSAQMFTLAHELAHLWLGEAGEGLSGFKGLQPDGDAVERFCDQAAAEFLVPEAEMRAAWPSVANSDTPFEKLAGRFKVSPVVVGRRAMDLRLVDREEFFSFYRFYTQQERRMKAARTGGGDFYNNQNTRVGRLFASQVIRAAKEGRIGFKEAYDLSGLNGGAFQKYARKIGVPLP
- a CDS encoding endonuclease NucS domain-containing protein; its protein translation is MREALQRSTNSTGTCCDITGYAEEQEKLIGGQAVRPDIIVSDETVEDPSVFALEKHLEDFLVANWQYTDLGKSYDIYSEDGEVKGQQCPSDTGPIDILAVSKDQKEILIIELKRGRASDVVVGQIQRYMGYAMEELAEPHQTVRGVIIALENDLKLRRALRAATNIDFYRYQVSFRLLKDS
- a CDS encoding zeta toxin family protein, with translation MTAGTPRVRMFAGPNGSGKSTLKGVIGPELYGVYINADEIAQGLQQTGKFDLSAFGLKGLGVQLNQFLEISDRLADLKSIGLLIGENSLSLPRESTSPYLAAVLAEFVRHELLKARRSFTFETVMSHPSKVELLREAQSAGYRTYLYFVATEDPDINCSRVENRVRKGGHSVPPDKTVSRYYRSLDLLWDAIQVSNRAFVFDNSSDNVEKSWLAEITDGETLEYKSDTIPQWFKRYVLDKATDS
- a CDS encoding restriction endonuclease subunit S is translated as MAVKNGYKQTEVGEIPEDWDVVPVSQKGKVVTGKALAVNAPGRQRPYLRTKNVFDGRIVTDDVLTMPMTDEQFTQFQVRSGDVLLNEGQSLELVGRCSIYQGEYPEPCAIQNALLRFRSFADASAKYASYLFRYCQQTGVFAKIALQTTSIAHLGGSRLERLPLAWPPTKAEQEAIAEALSDADALIESLEQLIAKKRQIKQGAMQQLLTGQKRLPGFSGDWGKAVLEEVADCLDNLRVPLNDAERQKRKGSIPYCGANGVLDYINDYVVDDDVILMAEDGGYFDEYMYRPIAYRMTGKCWVNNHAHILKAKQDTDQGFLFYSLVHKNLMPFIASGTRAKLNRSELNKIEVTIPGSKAEQTAIAETLSDMDEEIAALEAKLSKARQLKQGMMPELLTGKTRLL
- a CDS encoding class I SAM-dependent DNA methyltransferase, which gives rise to MALKKSELYSSLWQSCDELRGGMDASQYKDYVLVLLFLKYISDKYAGQPYAPIVIPDGASFADMVKLKGKTDIGDQINKRIIAPLAAANEQLSQADFPDFNDANKLGSGKEIVDRLTNLISIFQKKELDFSRNRAEGDDILGDAYEYLMRHFATESGKSKGQFYTPAEVSRVMAAILGIHEAQTTNATTVYDPTCGSGSLLLKVAGEADSDITIYGQEKDSTTAQLARMNMILHDRPTATVRPGNTLANPKFLQGDALQTFDFVVANPPFSDKRWTSGLHPDEIGVPADSDSVDQASRNFHRFDGFGVPPAKQGDYAYLLHIVRSMKSTAKGACILPHGVLFRGNAEAAIRRELVKRGLLAGIIGLPANLFYGTGIPACIIVLDKEHAQERRPIFMIDASSGFMKDGNKNRLRSMDIHKIVDVFKKRIALPGYAREVPFEEIEKNDFNLNLPRYIDSQAKEDIQDIEAHLRGGIPQRDIDALDRYWQVCPSLKSSLFKGRAVSPRQPQRAYSDLTVTPDQIKPTIQSHKEFASFIASLEKHFAAWRKKASAQLKQLDLGFHPKTLIHELSEDLLEHYADSPLIDRYDVYQHLMDFWEETMQDDCYLITQDGWIAKPERILEEITKGKKKGQTVDKGWTCELVPKPLIVARYFAAEQAELEALQSQLEAATARLKELEEEQSGDDGAFSDLDKVNKANVTARLKELGIKGGARRPGGRRSASTTQPDLLAAEESASYGSETSVDEVDALLAYLESSEAEAALKKQIKQAESELDALALAHYPKLTPEDIKTLVVDDKWLATLATAIHGETDRISQSLTQRVKDLAERYAQPLPELTTRVTDLESKVSQHLERMGFAWQ